Proteins encoded within one genomic window of Brenneria nigrifluens DSM 30175 = ATCC 13028:
- the glnK gene encoding P-II family nitrogen regulator, with translation MKLVTVVIKPFKLEDVREALSSIGIQGLTVTEVKGFGRQKGHAELYRGAEYSVNFLPKVKIDIAIADDQLDEVIDVISKAAYTGKIGDGKIFVAELQRVIRIRTGETDEAAL, from the coding sequence ATGAAACTGGTTACTGTGGTGATAAAACCATTCAAGCTGGAGGATGTGCGTGAGGCCTTGTCTTCCATTGGCATTCAGGGACTTACCGTCACTGAAGTGAAGGGGTTTGGACGTCAGAAAGGGCATGCCGAGCTGTATCGCGGTGCGGAATACAGCGTTAATTTTTTGCCGAAAGTGAAAATCGATATTGCGATTGCCGATGATCAACTGGACGAAGTCATTGATGTCATCAGCAAAGCGGCCTATACCGGAAAAATTGGTGACGGTAAGATTTTTGTTGCTGAGTTACAAAGGGTTATTCGTATTCGTACTGGCGAAACTGACGAAGCCGCACTTTAA